One Pectobacterium cacticida genomic window, TCGGATCCATACCCAACGCTTTCAGAGAACCGAGATAGAGCTCTTGAATGTTGTCCGGCGAGGGCTTAATGACGACCTGAAACTGGTAATAGTGCTGTAAGCGATTGGGATTTTCGCCATAACGCCCATCGGTCGGGCGACGAGAAGGTTGAACATAAGCGGTAGCCATCGGCTCAGGCCCGAGTGCTCGCAAACAAGTCATAGGATGTGAGGTGCCTGCGCCGACTTCCATGTCCAATGGTTGAACGATGGTGCAGCCCTGGCGCGCCCAATAGTCCTGTAATGTCAGGATCAGGCCCTGGAAGGTCTTGGTATCAAACTTTTGCATGTTGGATTCGCGCACGATACAAGTGGATGAATAAGGAATGCGCCAGTATACCCTCTGACTGCGAGATATACAGCCAGAATGCGGCAACAAGTGCAAATCCGCCCGCTCTCTTTCACCTTTCCGCTTCGGCCGGAAACCCATTGCCGACACAAAAATTGGGCGACCTGACCGTTATTGATTATGCCCCCTGACGCCCCCGTTTTCTGCCCCATCGGAAAACGGATTTTCATCTCTGCGGGCAGGCTCGCAAAACGCTGGTTGCTTATACAGCATCAAGGATGCCATGATCGCACTACACGCGGAGACGCCTGAACGCTGAACGGAGGAGACGGGGATGCAACGCTGCGGCTGGGTAACACAAGACACGTTATATCAGGACTACCATGATAATGAGTGGGGAAAACCTTGTACTGATAGCCATAAACTGTTTGAGCTCTTGTGTCTGGAAGGGCAGCAGGCCGGTCTTTCCTGGATTACCGTACTGAAAAAACGCGAACACTATCGACGTTGCTTTCACCAATTCAACCCCGAAAAAGTGGCGCAGATGACGCCGGCTGACGTCGATCGGCTGGTGCAGGACAGCGGCATTATCCGCCATCGTGGGAAAATCGAGGCCATTATCACCAACGCAAAAGTATGGGTGGCGATGGAGCGCCAGGGTGAGAGCGTTGTGGATTTCATTTGGTCTTTTGTCGGGCACCAGCCGCGCCTCAATCATCCGGTGTCTCTGGCAGAGGTGCCCGCTAAAACTGATATTTCAGATGCGATGTCCAAAGCCCTGAAGAAACGCGGCTTCAAATTTATCGGGTCAACCATCTGTTATGCCTTTATGCAAGCGGGAGGGTTGGTCAACGACCATGTCATCGACTGTTTTTGTCATCAGGAAAATGCGTCATGATCCGCCCCTACTACGACAGCGATCTCGACCCACTTATGCGCCTCTGGTTAGAGAGCACCATTCTGGCTCATCCGTTTATTCATGAAGATTACTGGCGCGAAAGCGTCAGTACGGTACGCAACAGCTATATTCCTCAGTCACAAACGTGGGTCTATGAAGAGCAAGGGAGCATTATCGGCTTCATCAGCATACTGGAAGGTCGGTTTATCGGCGCGTTATTTGTTGAACAACACTATTATGGCAAACAGATTGGCGCGGCACTGATTCAGCATGTTCAGGCGCGGTTTTCATTACTTAGTCTGGAGGTATACCAGCAGAATACACGCGCCTGCCGCTTCTACCGGAGGCAGGGTTTCGTCGTCGTGGAGGAAAACTTCAATCAGGAGACACAAGCGACTGCGCTGATCATGCAGTGGGCGAAATAGTAGAGGGGCAGTGACGCCCCCCGGGTAAACTAAACGTTTCCTACGAGATGTGATGAAGCTCGCGAGATATCAGAACGTTGTCCAGTTATCGCTGCCGTTATCACGTGATGCCAGTGTGGGTAGACGAGCAGTTGGATTATTGCCTACGTTCTCATTATTGACGCTTGCTCTAGATAATGCAGGTCGAGCCGCGATATCTGCATCGGAGATGCGGAAGATCGACATCAGTTTTGCCAACCTCGACGCCTGTTCTTGCAACGCGCTCGCCGCCACCGCCGATTCACTCACCATTGAGGCATTCTGTTGAATAGTGGTGTCCATTTCAGCGACCGCATTGCCAATTTGCGCAATGCCTCGACTCTGTTCATCCGATGCCGAGGCGATTTCACCCATGATGTCATTCACGCGACTGACGGATGTCACGATATCATCCATTGTGGTTCCTGCCTGAGAAACCAGCTCTGTTCCGGCATCCACGCGAGAAACCGACTCTGAAATTAAGCTTTCGATCTCTTTTGCTGCCTGTGAACTACGCTGGGCAAGGCTACGAACTTCGCTGGCAACTACCGCAAATCCGCGGCCTTGTTCACCTGCTCGCGCCGCTTCCACTGCCGCATTCAATGCCAAAATATTGGTCTGAAACGCAATGCTATTAATGACACTCGTAATATCGGAGATCTTCTTCGAGCTGCCGGAGATATCACTCATCGTGGTGACCACGCGATGAATAATATCTCCACCGCGATTGGCGTTGTTTGAAGCCTCTCCGGCGATTTTGCTAGCATGTCGGGCGTTATCCGCATTGTTCTTCACGGTGGCTGTTAACTCTTCCATGCTGGCTGCCGTTTCTACAATTGCCGCTGATTGCTGCTCGGTACGCGATGACAAATCATGATTGCCCGATGCGATATCGGACGCGGCACGCTCAACACTGTGTACACTTTGACGAATATCGGTCATTAAATGACGTAATTTCTCCGTCATCACCATCATAGCCGTTGTCAATTGCCCTAACTCATCATGGCGTTCTACCGTGACATTCGCCGACAGATCGCCACCGGCAATCCTTTCCGCCAGCTGCAGGTTAGTAATAATGGGGCGGGTAACCTGTCGGGTAACAGACCACGCGATCAGTAATCCAAATACGATAGCGATCGCCCCCAACATGAGCGTTTGTAATACCGAACTGTTGATGATGTCATCATTTCTTGCGCTTAGCTTTTGCACAATATTGCCGATATCACTCGTCATCTGGTCGCCAGTGGCTCGGAATTTAATATCAGCGGCTTTTAGCTGGCTCAATTGCGCGTAATATTGCTCCGCTATTTGATGGTAATTGGCAAAATTTTGCCAAAATGAATCCGCCGCCTGGCGACGCTCGTCGTTGAGTAATGATGATAGTGCCGCGTAGGCGGCTTGCGATTCGGCATAAGTTTGTTTCTGTGCGTTAAACGCCGCTTCACTATTCTCTTTTTGTAAAATATACGTGCGATTAACCAGTTTTAGAAACAACAGCGAGAGCGTTTCTTTCTGCGTTGCCAGCGTATTTTCATCCGCACTGACGGGGAAGTGATTCATAAATGCCGTTAGCGCGTCGTCGGCATCCATCTGACCGATTTTACTGGTTGTTGCAACCACAGAGTTCACAGCGCTTTTCAGCGTGTTAAGGTCGGTATCATAATCGGTAAAATCCTCATCAAGTTTTTTGAAATCAGATAGATATTCATCTTCCCATGAGAGTGCTTTCGCCTTTTCCTTGTCGGCTCTGGCTTGGTCGATATACTTGGTTAGATTTGTAATATGTTCGTCTGCAAAGGTGAATGAATATTTGACTCGCGCCATTTTCGACTGATCGACCTGGTGATTCATTTCATTCAGAATGGTCGTTTTCACGTACAGATCATGGATAATAAAAAACCGTATCGCGCCTACGGCTGACGCTAGCATCACTAGCAGCAGGACAATACCAAAGCCGCCATATAATTTATGAGAAACCTTAAAATTACTCATAATCCTGGTAAAAAAGTGCATTTCCGCTCCTGTTAACCGCATCGTGTCTCTATAAATGACGGCGTGATTTCTAAAAATATCGCCGTAAAGAGGTTTATCGGTTTTTAGCTGTAATGCTTTATGAGAAAATGAGTAATTACGATTAATTACGAATTATTTTAATCAAACTGTAATACTTCATTGGCAATCAATACCATAACGTATTCCGATATCACCCTGAAGACTGGGGTTTTACGGCGTACCCGATAAAAGTATGCTCGCGTCCACAATGCTACCCTCGTATAGCTTGTGCATATTCCCCATGAAGCGCGGAAAACCTTGGGCAAATACGCAGGTGTTATCGCTTGCAGTCTCCCGCCTGCTACGCAATTATTGAGTGAGCTATCTCTATGTTAACGTCCCTTACTACTGCTGGAGTTTGTAATGAAACCTAGCGTTATCCTGTATAAAAAAATCGCTGACGATCTACGCGCGCGTTTAGATCAACACTTCGCCGTCACTGAACTCGATACCTTTCCCGCTCTCGACCACCCGGCATTGGCGACCGCTGAAGGTATCATTGGTTCTGGGGGGAAAGTCGATGCCGAATTCCTGAAGCATGCACCGCGTTTACGTGCGGCATCCACCATTTCTGTCGGCTACGACAACTTCAACGTCGATGCGCTGAATGAAAAAGGAGTGATTCTTATGCACACTCCAACGGTGTTGACGGAAACCGTAGCGGATACCGTATTGGCACTGATGCTCGCCAGCGCCCGACGGGTTGTGGAAGTGGCTGAACGGGTAAAAGCGGGTGAATGAAAAGAGGGGATTGGTAGCGACTGGTTTGGCACCGACGTTCATCATAAAACTATCGGCATTCTGGGGATGGGTCGTATCGGTCTGGCCGTCGCACAACGCGCGCATTTTGGTTTCAGCATGCCCGTTCTGTACAACGCGCGTCGCCACCATGCCGAAGCGGAACAACGCTTTAATGCCCGTTACTGCGATCTGGATACACTATTAGCCGAGTCCGATTTCCTCTGTATCACACTGCCGCTCACGGCGGAAACTCACCACCTGATTGGGCGCAAGCAACTGGCGCAAATGAAATCCAACGCCATTTTGATCAATATCGGTCGTGGTGCCGTTGTAGACGAAGAAGCGCTGGTGGATGCCCTGACGAAGGGGACCATTCAGGGCGCAGGGCTGGATGTCTTTACCAAAGAGCCACTGCCCGTAGACTCGCCACTTCTGGCGCTGCCTAATGTGGTAGCGTTACCGCATATCGGCTCTGCTACGCACGAAACCCGTTACGGCATGGCCGCCTGCGCTGTTGACAATCTGATTGCCGCGCTGAGCGGCCAGGTCAAAGAAAACTGCGTAAATCCACAGGTTTTATAGTAGCTCTCAACCGATCTTAGCACTGCGAGAGACGTTCGCAGTGCAGTTTACCCAATATCGCTATGTTACATGAATTCTTGTGCCGACATATTTGACATGTCGTGCTAAACGCTAACCGTTACCGGGTAAATATATCAGGTATCCTTCGGATACTTAATTTAGTATCTCTGCTGAGCTATATTTGAAACTGCACACTATATGATAACCGGTGTAAACAAACCATACTTAAAATTAGCTAAATATATTCGAATAAAAATTCATCATTTAAGAAAGTAAACTCCGAATTATATTAAGAATGGCTTAAGTATTGAATGCTTGACAATAGGTAATATATCGAAAGGCTATTTCCTTTAAAATAAAATTCTCTCTGTAATAATGCGTTAATAAAGCCATGCTAATTTACCGCCTCTTTTAAATTTTTTTTACCGACGCTCTAGTCTTTCGACAACTGTGTTACCGCTTTCAAAGGAAAAAATATGTTTTTTAAATTGCCAACGGCTCCCAAACTTCTTGTATTAATTGTCGCATCTACAACCTGTAGCGCATGGGCAGGCACGGTTACTACGGAAGGAGAAGACCTGGTCATTAATACTAAAGGTGGACTAGAAATTAAAACCGTTGATGATGAATTCAAATTCAACATCGGCGGTAAAATTCAGTATGATGTAACATCGTTCCGTGGGTTATCCGCCGCTAGCCAGAATAAACATTTTGCTTCGAGTAGCGACGCATTTGTCCGCCGAGGGCAGCTTTCTCTAGAAGGTGCCGCATTTACAGACTGGCTTTACGGTATTCGTTTTAGTTATGACGGCACTGAAGGAAATACGGATGTTGATCGTGTATGGGTTGCAAGAGACAATATTTTTGATTTCGCTAAGGTAACAATAGGGAAATATAAAGTTAACTACGGTTTGGATAATGCCACTAGCTCATCATGGATTACCGCAATGGAACGCCCGGCGATGTATGATTTCCTTTCGGGCAGTGACGATACTGATTTTGGCATTAATATATCGCATGCAGGTGATAATTACAGCCTAATGGCTCAGGTCGCTACCGCGGGAGATAAACCTAACGACGGTAATAACGATATTTACGGCTATACGTTACGTGCCACCTGGGCCCCGATCTTGCAACCAAACCAGATTTTACATCTTGGCGCTAACTACCATGATGCCAATCCCGATCACAATGAAACACAACTCCGCTCACGTTTTGGTATCCGTAGCGATGCTGATGACCGCATGCGCTTTGCGGAAATTACCGATACAACCAAAGATCATGAATACGCATTAGAGGCGGCTTACCAACTCGGTAGCTTACGTTTGCAGAGCGAATACTATGCACGCCAAATTCGCGGCGATAATGACGGTGAAGCAGCTAAAGCCGATGTCAATGGCTTTTATACGCAACTATCTTATCTCTTTGGCACCTCTCGCGGTTATGACGCAGGAGAGGGTAAATGGAAAAAACCACGCGACTTTAATTCTTGGGAAATCTTTGCGCGTTATGAAAATACAGTAATTGACGCGAATAAGACCGCTACTAAGAAAAATATCAATAACAACATTGATGGCATTTTTGCGCTTAACCGCGGCGACAAACATGATGTCGACGCCTTTACCCTTGGGGTGAACTACTTCCCAAATGAAAACATTCGCGCCTCGTTGAACTATATTACCTACGAGATTAGCAATATTGATACATCAGAATCAATTGATGGACGACAAGTAAAAGATGACAGTAATGCCATTGTTGCTCGTTTGCAGTTTGCATTTTAAGGAAGGACGATGAAGAGGACATTAATACTTCTAGGTTTATTATTGTCGGTAGAACAAGCATTGGCCGCCTTACCCGCTGACTTAGGAGCCGGGCAGAGTATAAAAGTAGAGATTTCTCAACTACACCCGACCCAGGCAGCAATAGGCTATCGCCAGCTAGATTACAAACTCAATCGCTATAAAGCCGATCCAAAAAAGCTATTCGATGATTATTGTGAAAGTGCCGGACAGAAAGGCGTAAAAACATATAATGCGCAATCTCGTATCGACCTCACTAGCAGCTTTACCTGCAAAGCGACTGTTGGCAGCGATCCTGGCGCGATGAAAACGGCCGTCATTGCCCCAGATAACAATCTGTATTTGACGGACGGTCACCACACCTTTACGAATTTTGCTGCGTTGGCCGGACTTAACACACAAGTATATGTCCGTATTACGGATGATTTTCGCGATCAAAAATCCATGGACGCATTTTGGGATAAAATGAAAGAGGAGCATCTAGTTTGGCTAGGTACACCGAAAGGTGAAATCCAGCCTGACGCATTACCCCGCGAATTAGGACGCAATCATATGATAAATGATGAATATCGTTCTCTGGTCTATTTTGCACGGGGGATTGGCTTCACCAAACGTAGTAATTCTCCTCCTTTCCTTGAATTTTACTGGGGTAAATGGCTAGCCACTCAGATATCGTTCTCCGCTTCCGATTTGAACAATCGCCACAATTACGCTGACGCGGTGGAAAAAGTAGCGAGCAAGATGACAGAACTCCCGGCAGAAACGGTAATTGCCCAGATTGGTTCCGGCCCCTTAACAGCACAGGCATTGGGCAAACTCCCCTCTGTTAATAAAAAGGAAATGCGTAAATTAGTCTCCGCGACAGGCAAGCTGACTTACGCTTTTGCACAGTAGGTTGAGCCGTAGTGAGGCTAGCATCGCCGAAAAAACGTCCTATATAGCCTCATTATCAAATGATCGACGCGTGGCAATCGCGCGTCAATCTCTTCGCAGGAAAATCAGCAGGAAGGCCACTGGCTGAGTCAGTAACGGAAAAGTAGTCCCAGAAGGAGTTTGCCCTTCTGGCGTTTTTCTAACGATGCGACCAGTACGCCATAAAGTTGATCGTCTCTTTATCGAGGTGGCGCTCGTCGAGTAGGTAACGACGCAGCCGTTTGATGGCGGAAGACTCCCCGGCCGCCCAGGCATAAAATGGGCGATGCGCCGTTGCTCGCTCCCACAGCAGCTCATCTTCCGGCGTCTCCTGCGCGATTTCATTGCGGTTAGTACAGGCGCTGGCGGGGATTTTCACGCCCTGTTGCACCGCTGCCAGCAGGCGCTCACCCCATACTTTACTGTCGGTATCCTCACGCGGTAGCCAGTGAATCTGTGCAAACGGGAAATCGCCCGAGGTTACGCAATCAGCCGCTTTCGGTACTTCAAAAAAGGCCTGCACCGACGGCGGAGAAGGCTGGGTCGCTAACTGTTCAAGAATGCCCATTGCCGCAGGTAGTGCCGTTTCATCCGCAATCAGCAACACCTGCTCAACGCCATCGTGCGGCGCCCATTCATAGCCGCCGCTGTCGCTATCCGCCTCCGCATTAGGCGCAACAATCTGTAGCGCATCACCCGGCTTTGCATGGCTTGCCCAGCTTGAAGCAGGCCCGCTATCGCCGTGCAGCACAAAATCGATCACGGCCTGCTGCGATTCCTGTGAGACTGAGCGTAACGTATAGGTACGCAAAATCGGACGACGTTCACGTGGCAACGCCAGATAATCCTGATACCAATTATCGCTCATGGTCATCGGCGTCAGTTCCCCGCTTTCACTGGCGAACAGCAGCTTAATGCGTTGATCCGGCGCATCCAGTTTCATCTGGCGCACTTCCGGGCCAGTAAAGATACAGCGGGCAAATGAAGGCGAGAGTAACGTCTTACTCTCCAGGCGTAAGGTAAACAATCGATAGGCTGAAGACGTTGCGCGGTTAACTAAAGACATAGTGAGAAAGCCATATGTTTTGTAAGGAAAAATCGGTCAGCGGGATCACACCCAACACGCTGCAACTTACCATAAAAAAACATTAACGATAATCATTATCAGTCTGTAGGTGGTTGTCGTAGTAAAAGCAGTGGATGCGGCCTATTGGGGGTTGTTCATGCCGCTGGACAGGCGGGTAGCGACGTTAATGAAAGTAAAGCTGGAAAATCGTCTGGAGTGCCAGCTAGGATGTGTGCCTTAACCGTTTTTAGAACCTATCCCAGCAGGCGTCATTATCGCAGTCAATGTGGTCACGGCCAGCGCGCAGAAACTGGCGCGTATACAGAGTACGTGAAGATTTCGAACACTACCCAGGGCCAAAATGGCAAGTAAAATAGCTTTAATGGGATAGGTTCTACGTTAGTCCTCGCTGTATTATCGACCCAATCTCATCCTCT contains:
- a CDS encoding DNA-3-methyladenine glycosylase I; amino-acid sequence: MQRCGWVTQDTLYQDYHDNEWGKPCTDSHKLFELLCLEGQQAGLSWITVLKKREHYRRCFHQFNPEKVAQMTPADVDRLVQDSGIIRHRGKIEAIITNAKVWVAMERQGESVVDFIWSFVGHQPRLNHPVSLAEVPAKTDISDAMSKALKKRGFKFIGSTICYAFMQAGGLVNDHVIDCFCHQENAS
- a CDS encoding methyl-accepting chemotaxis protein produces the protein MHFFTRIMSNFKVSHKLYGGFGIVLLLVMLASAVGAIRFFIIHDLYVKTTILNEMNHQVDQSKMARVKYSFTFADEHITNLTKYIDQARADKEKAKALSWEDEYLSDFKKLDEDFTDYDTDLNTLKSAVNSVVATTSKIGQMDADDALTAFMNHFPVSADENTLATQKETLSLLFLKLVNRTYILQKENSEAAFNAQKQTYAESQAAYAALSSLLNDERRQAADSFWQNFANYHQIAEQYYAQLSQLKAADIKFRATGDQMTSDIGNIVQKLSARNDDIINSSVLQTLMLGAIAIVFGLLIAWSVTRQVTRPIITNLQLAERIAGGDLSANVTVERHDELGQLTTAMMVMTEKLRHLMTDIRQSVHSVERAASDIASGNHDLSSRTEQQSAAIVETAASMEELTATVKNNADNARHASKIAGEASNNANRGGDIIHRVVTTMSDISGSSKKISDITSVINSIAFQTNILALNAAVEAARAGEQGRGFAVVASEVRSLAQRSSQAAKEIESLISESVSRVDAGTELVSQAGTTMDDIVTSVSRVNDIMGEIASASDEQSRGIAQIGNAVAEMDTTIQQNASMVSESAVAASALQEQASRLAKLMSIFRISDADIAARPALSRASVNNENVGNNPTARLPTLASRDNGSDNWTTF
- a CDS encoding N-acetyltransferase, which codes for MIRPYYDSDLDPLMRLWLESTILAHPFIHEDYWRESVSTVRNSYIPQSQTWVYEEQGSIIGFISILEGRFIGALFVEQHYYGKQIGAALIQHVQARFSLLSLEVYQQNTRACRFYRRQGFVVVEENFNQETQATALIMQWAK
- a CDS encoding ParB/Srx family N-terminal domain-containing protein, which gives rise to MKRTLILLGLLLSVEQALAALPADLGAGQSIKVEISQLHPTQAAIGYRQLDYKLNRYKADPKKLFDDYCESAGQKGVKTYNAQSRIDLTSSFTCKATVGSDPGAMKTAVIAPDNNLYLTDGHHTFTNFAALAGLNTQVYVRITDDFRDQKSMDAFWDKMKEEHLVWLGTPKGEIQPDALPRELGRNHMINDEYRSLVYFARGIGFTKRSNSPPFLEFYWGKWLATQISFSASDLNNRHNYADAVEKVASKMTELPAETVIAQIGSGPLTAQALGKLPSVNKKEMRKLVSATGKLTYAFAQ
- a CDS encoding siderophore-interacting protein, whose protein sequence is MSLVNRATSSAYRLFTLRLESKTLLSPSFARCIFTGPEVRQMKLDAPDQRIKLLFASESGELTPMTMSDNWYQDYLALPRERRPILRTYTLRSVSQESQQAVIDFVLHGDSGPASSWASHAKPGDALQIVAPNAEADSDSGGYEWAPHDGVEQVLLIADETALPAAMGILEQLATQPSPPSVQAFFEVPKAADCVTSGDFPFAQIHWLPREDTDSKVWGERLLAAVQQGVKIPASACTNRNEIAQETPEDELLWERATAHRPFYAWAAGESSAIKRLRRYLLDERHLDKETINFMAYWSHR
- a CDS encoding OprO/OprP family phosphate-selective porin; this encodes MFFKLPTAPKLLVLIVASTTCSAWAGTVTTEGEDLVINTKGGLEIKTVDDEFKFNIGGKIQYDVTSFRGLSAASQNKHFASSSDAFVRRGQLSLEGAAFTDWLYGIRFSYDGTEGNTDVDRVWVARDNIFDFAKVTIGKYKVNYGLDNATSSSWITAMERPAMYDFLSGSDDTDFGINISHAGDNYSLMAQVATAGDKPNDGNNDIYGYTLRATWAPILQPNQILHLGANYHDANPDHNETQLRSRFGIRSDADDRMRFAEITDTTKDHEYALEAAYQLGSLRLQSEYYARQIRGDNDGEAAKADVNGFYTQLSYLFGTSRGYDAGEGKWKKPRDFNSWEIFARYENTVIDANKTATKKNINNNIDGIFALNRGDKHDVDAFTLGVNYFPNENIRASLNYITYEISNIDTSESIDGRQVKDDSNAIVARLQFAF